One window of the Triticum dicoccoides isolate Atlit2015 ecotype Zavitan chromosome 3B, WEW_v2.0, whole genome shotgun sequence genome contains the following:
- the LOC119277479 gene encoding selT-like protein, with protein sequence MTMKRMLDTSFPGIHVVLENYPPPFPKCALGKMMPFVQVGAIATLMARDQIFPRFGMVPPPWHYSLRANRFGTMPSVWMFGNFAQSLLQSSGVFEVYCNGQLVFSKLSEQRFPSEFELRELIGDRLSDSQIGKNLEKILY encoded by the exons ATGACCATGAAGCGCATGCTGGATACCTCATTTCCTGGAATTCATGTCGTCTTGGAAAACTACCCTCCACCCTTCCCAAAATGCGCCCTCGGCAAAATGATGCCTTTTGTTCAAGTTGGAGCAATAGCAACATTAATGGCTCGTGATCAGATTTTCCCTAGATTTGGAATGGTACCACCTCCGTGGCACTACTCACTGCGTGCCAATAGGTTTGGAACCATGCCATCAGTCTGGATGTTTGGCAATTTTGCTCAGTCTCTTCTACAAAGTTCTGGCGTCTTTGAAGTTTACTGCAATGGACAACTG GTCTTCTCAAAATTATCTGAGCAGAGGTTTCCTAGCGAGTTCGAGCTACGGGAGCTCATTGGCGACAGATTATCAGATTCTCAAATTGGGAAAAATCTGGAAAAGATCTTGTACTAG